The Gemella haemolysans genome includes a region encoding these proteins:
- a CDS encoding DUF1366 domain-containing protein: protein MFKLAWKNGFELGVDNPKTRVQITNEDMSIIITKNLDGDLSKHSDYDLVNLVLEKFYQDTFPNRAENERFNKVDEKLKVLDTKLAEMDKMKKELEITQGSLMDLITQMSGSLEAEHHEDNSQPKNTSEGGDSNDGNAIRN from the coding sequence ATGTTTAAACTAGCTTGGAAAAATGGATTTGAACTTGGTGTAGACAACCCAAAAACAAGGGTTCAAATTACAAATGAAGATATGTCGATTATTATCACTAAAAATTTAGATGGTGATTTATCAAAGCATTCTGATTATGATTTAGTTAATTTAGTGTTAGAGAAATTTTATCAAGATACATTCCCTAATCGTGCTGAGAATGAACGATTTAATAAAGTTGATGAAAAACTTAAAGTACTAGACACTAAATTGGCTGAAATGGATAAGATGAAAAAAGAACTTGAAATAACACAAGGTTCTTTAATGGATTTAATAACACAAATGAGCGGAAGTTTGGAGGCTGAACACCATGAAGATAATTCACAACCTAAAAATACAAGTGAAGGAGGTGACAGTAATGATGGCAATGCTATTCGCAATTAA
- a CDS encoding CD1375 family protein gives MMAMLFAINIAKGKRTFAQVPKFLKDKVRECLIDMDLEHLAKEGA, from the coding sequence ATGATGGCAATGCTATTCGCAATTAATATAGCAAAAGGGAAACGTACGTTTGCACAAGTACCTAAATTCCTTAAAGATAAAGTCAGAGAATGCTTAATCGATATGGATTTAGAACATCTAGCTAAAGAGGGGGCTTAA
- a CDS encoding phage holin family protein, with amino-acid sequence MEITLPELAERYYHLTKDVYMHAFTLMIVLDVLTGVAKAFVSRTLNSTINRRGLIQHITVWVMCITVYPYVLYLGFNEAGTAFLLFFTLSYCLSLIENLSVLGVPFPTGIKKRLEKLRDELDGKKE; translated from the coding sequence ATGGAAATTACATTACCAGAGTTAGCTGAACGATATTACCATTTAACGAAAGATGTTTACATGCATGCTTTTACATTAATGATAGTGCTAGATGTGTTGACTGGTGTAGCAAAGGCTTTTGTATCAAGGACACTTAATTCAACTATTAATAGAAGAGGTTTAATTCAACATATAACTGTATGGGTTATGTGTATTACTGTATATCCTTATGTATTATATTTAGGTTTTAATGAGGCAGGGACAGCATTTTTACTATTCTTCACACTGAGTTATTGCTTATCGCTAATAGAAAATCTAAGTGTTTTAGGTGTGCCGTTTCCAACTGGTATTAAGAAACGATTAGAAAAGTTAAGAGACGAACTTGACGGAAAGAAGGAATAA
- a CDS encoding phage holin family protein, translating to MEQLQPILLTLIVFGLNLLGKFLKEWKPFPTELIPQVLGVLGGLIGWAVFKDTNAVLLGLASVGTHQVVKQSRNNNNTEDK from the coding sequence ATGGAACAATTACAACCTATTTTATTAACACTTATCGTGTTCGGACTTAACCTATTAGGTAAGTTTTTAAAAGAGTGGAAACCGTTTCCGACAGAACTTATCCCTCAAGTATTAGGAGTACTTGGGGGGCTTATAGGTTGGGCGGTATTTAAAGATACTAACGCAGTACTTTTAGGACTTGCAAGTGTAGGAACACATCAAGTGGTTAAGCAAAGTAGAAATAATAACAATACGGAGGATAAATAA
- a CDS encoding N-acetylmuramoyl-L-alanine amidase: MTEIYSDYFQNGVFFTPPKNDILGIVIHNDGGSLSARQYDGFLVDRVNNGTLDRGFAAYYVDRNDVYVFQPSNHQEWHTANPYGNGNFIGFEVCQSMSASDSEFIANEDATLLLAGQVLQSYGLPINEDTVKLHHEFSATSCPHRSMELHGNGGAYNGAGTEACRQYFINRIKQLLAGDVTEPPVVEKSILDEDVELAKRDEPYYEATVSIDYVLESQPTEDSEDKEFVPAGTRVRVYEKKGGWSRVNYKDSDQWIEDKYLTEVTVF; encoded by the coding sequence ATGACAGAAATTTATAGCGATTATTTTCAAAACGGAGTATTTTTTACTCCACCTAAAAACGATATACTAGGAATAGTAATACATAATGATGGGGGTTCGCTATCAGCTAGACAATATGACGGATTCTTAGTCGATAGAGTGAACAATGGAACTCTTGACAGAGGGTTCGCAGCGTACTATGTAGATAGAAACGACGTGTATGTATTCCAACCATCTAACCATCAAGAGTGGCACACGGCTAACCCTTACGGAAATGGTAATTTTATCGGGTTTGAAGTTTGTCAATCAATGTCAGCAAGTGATAGTGAATTTATAGCTAATGAAGATGCTACACTATTACTAGCAGGTCAAGTACTTCAAAGCTATGGCTTACCTATCAACGAAGACACAGTTAAATTACACCACGAATTTAGTGCGACTTCTTGCCCTCATAGAAGTATGGAATTACACGGAAATGGTGGAGCTTACAACGGAGCAGGAACTGAAGCGTGTAGACAATATTTCATCAATCGAATTAAGCAATTATTAGCTGGAGACGTAACTGAACCACCAGTTGTAGAGAAAAGCATTTTAGATGAAGACGTAGAACTAGCTAAGCGTGATGAACCTTATTACGAAGCAACAGTAAGCATTGATTATGTGTTAGAAAGCCAACCAACAGAAGATAGTGAGGATAAAGAATTTGTCCCAGCTGGAACTAGAGTACGTGTGTACGAGAAAAAAGGCGGTTGGAGTAGAGTAAATTACAAGGATAGCGATCAATGGATTGAAGATAAGTACTTAACAGAAGTTACAGTATTTTAA
- a CDS encoding site-specific integrase translates to MYREITHNGKYRFVQSFKDRDGKNKRVSVVKNNKTRATEKEAFEELQDRINKILNPVQEAHNLGYYKEKYLEFKKPTLAYNSYLAYETRIKVVDDNERLEDVTKIKYDKMLMDMRKDYSPNAIKLTCMVLNNFFQFIKKYYVSNFNVKLDFKFTKEEKALELQKVKYLEKDEIPVILKKIKNNTVRSIAILQLHTGLRIGEVLALTPDDVDFKNKTISVSKTKLVNGELGSPKTLSSIRTIEISDFIAKLLLDYISSNKFIFKITYVTILNHLKILNIHTHIFRHTHVALLIEQNVPIKVISQRLGHSDIKTTLSIYTHVTENMKVNLRNNLNNLSPFIPY, encoded by the coding sequence ATGTACAGAGAAATCACACATAATGGCAAATATAGATTTGTTCAATCATTCAAGGATAGAGATGGTAAAAACAAGCGTGTTTCTGTCGTTAAGAATAATAAGACTCGTGCTACTGAAAAGGAAGCATTTGAGGAATTACAAGATAGGATCAATAAGATACTTAATCCAGTTCAAGAGGCTCACAATTTAGGATATTATAAAGAAAAATATTTAGAGTTTAAAAAGCCAACTTTAGCTTATAATTCTTATTTAGCCTATGAAACAAGAATAAAAGTAGTAGATGATAATGAAAGATTAGAAGATGTTACTAAAATTAAATACGATAAAATGTTAATGGATATGAGGAAGGACTATTCCCCTAACGCTATTAAATTAACCTGCATGGTATTAAATAACTTTTTCCAATTTATAAAAAAATACTATGTGTCGAATTTCAATGTAAAACTTGATTTCAAGTTTACTAAAGAAGAGAAGGCATTGGAATTGCAAAAAGTTAAATATTTGGAGAAAGATGAAATACCAGTTATTTTGAAAAAAATAAAAAATAACACGGTTAGAAGTATCGCTATTTTACAATTGCATACAGGACTTAGAATAGGGGAAGTGTTAGCACTTACTCCAGATGATGTTGATTTTAAAAATAAAACTATTTCTGTTAGCAAAACAAAATTAGTAAATGGAGAACTTGGTTCACCTAAAACTTTATCGAGTATTAGAACTATAGAAATATCCGATTTTATAGCTAAATTATTGCTAGATTATATATCTTCAAATAAATTCATTTTTAAAATTACCTACGTAACTATATTAAATCATTTAAAAATTTTAAATATTCACACACATATTTTCAGACATACTCATGTGGCTTTGTTGATAGAACAAAATGTACCTATCAAAGTAATATCTCAAAGATTAGGACATTCTGATATTAAAACAACATTGTCAATCTACACTCACGTTACCGAGAACATGAAAGTCAACTTAAGAAATAACCTTAACAACCTTTCCCCATTTATTCCCTACTAA
- a CDS encoding type II toxin-antitoxin system PemK/MazF family toxin: MESNENVNNKKKLSRARDILISVANNPRNKKFKKLASSEIFRAKQLRNDNNNHTKHFKRYKKGSIIFVDFGTGIGNEFSHPHFCVVMDNKDNPKKGTLTVIPFTSKEKKDFINLDKNMIYKFFDQTVKDIQERNRLLTAILDFQANPLTKKPGVYYPKNMDVQLLINDLAKRHNKTGNLRINEAKLLIKKDEDYSKEIAEFYLKYNKNTYANVQAITTISKFRIFKPINPLDPIGKITLSDRILKILETELIKNLTTYKIDKP, from the coding sequence AGAAATAAAAAATTTAAAAAATTAGCATCTTCTGAAATATTTAGAGCCAAACAATTAAGAAATGACAATAATAACCACACAAAACACTTCAAACGATATAAAAAAGGCTCTATAATCTTTGTTGATTTTGGAACAGGAATAGGGAATGAATTTTCACATCCTCATTTTTGTGTAGTTATGGACAACAAAGATAATCCTAAAAAGGGGACGCTAACCGTAATACCTTTTACCTCTAAAGAAAAGAAAGATTTTATAAATCTTGATAAGAACATGATTTATAAGTTTTTTGACCAAACAGTAAAAGATATTCAAGAAAGGAATAGACTTTTAACAGCTATTTTGGATTTTCAAGCTAATCCATTAACAAAAAAGCCTGGAGTGTATTATCCGAAAAATATGGACGTTCAACTTTTAATCAATGATTTAGCGAAACGACACAATAAAACTGGTAATTTAAGAATTAATGAAGCTAAGTTATTAATAAAAAAAGACGAAGATTATTCAAAAGAAATAGCAGAGTTTTATCTTAAATATAATAAAAATACATATGCTAACGTACAGGCAATAACAACTATTAGTAAATTTAGAATTTTTAAACCTATTAATCCTTTAGATCCTATAGGAAAAATAACATTATCAGATAGAATTTTAAAAATATTAGAAACTGAACTTATAAAAAATTTAACAACCTATAAAATTGACAAACCATAA